One window of the Cohnella hashimotonis genome contains the following:
- a CDS encoding MFS transporter, with the protein MPSPMRKYSMHVYNYFFYIAYASYLPFLSYWFAQEGLSTQQIGLIFSIGPLVGFLMQPVWGMLIDYYGIAKPVLVCSMGVTPWVMFLYRYAGHSFALYVFISIVLAVFASATLPVVDAVTVRHAKRNALSYGAIRVVGSVSFGLSVTLFGMLYDRYGLSQLFIAYIVAMLVMCLLSFTLDSGGRKRGEDGGEKKHGEAKESAPARRRGMIAEMLPLLKERKLLFFLIPVFISAIGPQLNNAFYSVYISSFGGEASSKIGLLYTVSSIAEIPVFLFSGYIIHRLGYVRTLTLVSLAGALRWFVLSLEPPFEILMLNQILSGVTYALFLATGINYAYDNSPPNTKTTAHSLFIVVYTNIAGIVASNIGGWVIAAGGYPLLFGGAAALSVIGAAGFALLGRAGGDRLRNSTV; encoded by the coding sequence ATGCCGAGTCCGATGCGCAAATACTCGATGCATGTGTACAACTATTTTTTTTACATCGCTTACGCCTCCTACCTGCCGTTCCTCAGCTACTGGTTTGCGCAAGAAGGGCTATCGACGCAGCAGATCGGCCTCATTTTCTCGATCGGACCGCTCGTCGGGTTTCTGATGCAGCCGGTATGGGGCATGCTGATCGACTATTACGGCATCGCCAAACCCGTGCTCGTATGCAGCATGGGCGTGACGCCCTGGGTGATGTTCCTCTATCGCTATGCCGGGCACAGCTTCGCGTTGTACGTGTTCATCTCGATCGTGCTGGCCGTCTTCGCTTCTGCGACGCTGCCCGTCGTCGACGCCGTCACCGTCCGCCATGCCAAGCGCAACGCGCTCAGCTACGGCGCCATACGCGTCGTCGGCTCGGTCAGCTTCGGCCTCTCGGTTACGCTGTTCGGCATGCTGTACGACCGGTACGGGCTGTCGCAATTGTTCATCGCTTATATCGTCGCCATGCTGGTCATGTGCCTGCTCAGCTTCACGCTCGATTCGGGCGGCCGCAAGCGGGGGGAAGATGGCGGGGAAAAGAAACACGGCGAGGCGAAGGAAAGCGCGCCGGCGCGGAGGCGAGGCATGATCGCCGAGATGCTCCCGCTGCTGAAGGAGCGCAAGCTGCTGTTTTTCCTCATTCCGGTCTTCATCTCCGCCATCGGTCCGCAGCTTAACAATGCTTTTTACTCGGTGTACATCAGCAGCTTCGGCGGCGAAGCCTCGAGCAAGATCGGATTGCTGTACACGGTGTCGTCAATCGCGGAGATTCCGGTCTTCTTGTTCTCCGGCTACATTATTCACAGGCTCGGTTATGTCCGGACGCTCACGCTCGTATCGCTGGCCGGCGCGCTCCGCTGGTTCGTGCTGTCGCTTGAGCCGCCGTTCGAAATATTGATGCTGAATCAAATTCTGTCCGGCGTCACCTATGCGCTGTTCCTGGCGACGGGCATCAACTACGCGTACGACAACAGTCCGCCGAATACGAAGACGACCGCGCACTCGCTGTTCATCGTCGTCTACACGAACATCGCGGGCATCGTGGCCAGCAATATCGGCGGCTGGGTCATCGCGGCCGGCGGCTATCCGCTGCTGTTCGGCGGCGCGGCGGCGCTCAGCGTGATCGGGGCTGCGGGGTTCGCGCTGCTCGGACGGGCGGGCGGCGACCGGCTTCGCAATTCTACGGTATGA
- a CDS encoding amino acid ABC transporter permease, with protein sequence MEVLSRNSSFLLDGLINTILLSLSCLGIALVLGVLVGVLQTSRHAIVSMLTRGYSELFRGLPIVITLFLVFFLLPEAGISVNNYVSAMIALSLWSSANISVAVRGAIESIPPTQTEASLALGLSPIQTMRYVILPQAVRRMLPSVIGLMSNLIQSTSLSVLVGNRDFLKSAQLVIERVELMQGLSIAMQMYTLVLAVYFILCYPLSILAKRMERSYR encoded by the coding sequence ATGGAGGTATTATCAAGAAATTCAAGCTTTCTCCTCGACGGGCTGATTAATACGATCCTGCTAAGCCTCAGCTGCCTGGGCATCGCGCTCGTGCTCGGCGTCCTCGTCGGCGTGCTGCAGACGTCGCGGCATGCGATCGTCTCCATGCTGACGCGCGGCTATTCGGAGCTGTTCCGGGGCTTGCCGATCGTCATCACCCTGTTCCTCGTCTTCTTCCTGCTGCCTGAGGCGGGCATCAGCGTCAACAACTACGTGTCCGCGATGATCGCGCTCAGTCTGTGGAGCAGCGCCAATATCTCGGTGGCCGTGCGCGGGGCGATCGAATCGATCCCGCCCACCCAGACCGAGGCGAGCCTCGCGCTGGGCCTAAGCCCGATCCAGACGATGCGCTACGTCATCCTGCCGCAGGCGGTTCGGCGGATGCTGCCGTCGGTCATCGGCCTGATGTCGAACCTTATCCAATCCACCTCGCTGTCCGTGCTGGTCGGCAACCGCGACTTCCTGAAGTCGGCCCAGCTCGTGATCGAGCGGGTAGAGCTGATGCAGGGGCTGAGCATCGCGATGCAGATGTATACGCTCGTGCTCGCCGTCTACTTCATTCTCTGCTATCCGCTGTCCATATTGGCCAAAAGGATGGAGCGGTCGTACCGTTGA
- a CDS encoding NAD-dependent malic enzyme, with protein sequence MGFESVMIRLELTNGKVSFGDVAQAVGGCGGDIVATDVIRSGASSSVRDIAVQLGRDGYEEMVETLRALEGVEVVNVSDRTFLAHLGGKISIRPTMQIRNRDDLSRVYTPGVARVCAAIANDPKKAYNLTLKRNTVAVITDGTAVLGLGDIGPAAAAPVMEGKAMLFKQLADVDAFPICLDTKDTEEIIRTIKAISPIFGGINLEDISSPRCFEIERRLQEELSIPVFHDDQHGTAVVVVAGLINALKVTGKRMEDIRVVVNGIGAAGVSICRMLLAAGVGRLTPVDRDGAIVRGGAYDYPMWQWLAEQPQVGNRAGALSEVIEGADVFIGVSRAGVLSPDDVRRMAADPIVFAMANPEPEIAPEAAIPLVRVFATGRSDYPNQINNVLVFPGIFRGALDCRAGEINEAMKLAAAEAIANVVTAPELNEQYIIPSIFNEQVVTRVREAVVRAAIATGVAKRIPPDFREPAGEKGGVLHAAGLA encoded by the coding sequence ATGGGATTCGAAAGTGTAATGATTCGTCTTGAGCTGACGAACGGCAAGGTTTCGTTCGGAGACGTGGCCCAGGCGGTCGGCGGCTGCGGCGGCGATATCGTCGCGACCGACGTGATTCGCTCCGGCGCTTCCTCGTCGGTGCGGGACATCGCCGTACAGCTTGGCCGCGACGGCTACGAGGAGATGGTCGAGACGCTGCGGGCGCTGGAAGGCGTCGAGGTGGTCAACGTATCCGATCGCACGTTCCTCGCGCATCTGGGCGGCAAGATCTCGATCCGGCCGACGATGCAGATTCGCAACCGGGACGATCTGTCGCGGGTATACACGCCCGGCGTAGCCAGGGTATGCGCGGCGATCGCGAACGATCCGAAGAAGGCGTACAACCTGACGCTGAAGCGCAACACGGTCGCGGTCATCACCGACGGCACCGCCGTGCTGGGCCTCGGAGATATCGGACCGGCCGCCGCGGCGCCGGTGATGGAGGGCAAGGCGATGCTGTTCAAGCAGCTCGCGGACGTCGACGCTTTTCCCATCTGTCTCGATACGAAGGACACCGAGGAGATCATTCGCACGATCAAGGCGATCAGCCCGATCTTCGGCGGCATCAACCTGGAGGACATCAGCTCTCCGCGCTGCTTCGAGATCGAGCGGCGGCTGCAGGAGGAGCTGAGCATCCCGGTCTTCCACGACGATCAGCACGGTACGGCGGTCGTCGTCGTCGCCGGCCTGATCAACGCGCTTAAGGTGACGGGCAAGCGGATGGAGGACATCCGCGTCGTCGTGAACGGCATCGGCGCCGCCGGCGTCTCCATCTGCCGGATGCTGCTGGCCGCCGGCGTCGGCCGGCTGACTCCGGTCGACCGGGACGGCGCGATCGTGCGGGGCGGCGCCTATGACTATCCGATGTGGCAGTGGCTCGCCGAGCAGCCGCAGGTCGGCAATCGCGCCGGCGCTCTCTCCGAGGTCATCGAGGGAGCGGACGTGTTCATCGGCGTCTCCCGCGCTGGCGTCCTGTCTCCCGATGACGTCCGCCGGATGGCCGCCGATCCGATCGTGTTCGCGATGGCCAATCCCGAGCCCGAGATCGCGCCGGAGGCGGCGATTCCCCTCGTTCGCGTGTTCGCGACGGGGCGGAGCGATTATCCGAACCAGATCAACAATGTGCTGGTGTTCCCCGGCATCTTCAGGGGCGCGCTCGATTGCCGGGCCGGGGAGATCAACGAGGCGATGAAGCTGGCGGCGGCGGAGGCAATCGCAAACGTCGTGACCGCGCCCGAGCTGAACGAGCAGTATATCATCCCGAGCATATTCAACGAGCAGGTCGTCACCCGCGTACGGGAGGCGGTCGTCCGGGCGGCGATCGCGACCGGCGTCGCGAAGCGGATCCCGCCGGACTTCCGCGAGCCGGCGGGGGAGAAGGGGGGCGTGCTTCATGCCGCCGGCCTTGCATAG
- a CDS encoding amino acid ABC transporter permease — protein MSFDFAYVIHTLPLLLAGLKMTVIISAISILISLVIGMGGAVVRTLKIPVLSQIVAVYVDLIRNTPLLVHVFFLYFGLPAFGIKLSAVAVGIIALSLWGGAFAAENFRGGTDAVPHALIESGQSLGLSTPQIVRHIIIPLGFRISFPAFSNTAVSVIKNSAYMTSIGVAEMTFNAMDRIAYDFKTYEMLLTIAFIYLLLVWGTSYVFGRIQRRLDFNNKTRKGRGLNGGIIKKFKLSPRRAD, from the coding sequence TTGAGCTTCGATTTTGCATACGTTATCCATACGCTGCCGCTGCTGCTCGCCGGTCTGAAGATGACCGTCATCATCAGCGCGATCAGCATCCTCATCTCGCTCGTCATCGGGATGGGCGGCGCCGTCGTGCGGACGCTGAAAATACCGGTATTGTCCCAGATCGTGGCGGTATACGTCGATCTGATCCGCAATACGCCGCTGCTGGTTCACGTCTTTTTCCTGTACTTCGGTCTGCCCGCCTTCGGCATCAAGCTGTCGGCGGTGGCCGTCGGGATCATCGCGCTCTCGCTGTGGGGCGGCGCGTTCGCCGCGGAGAACTTCCGCGGCGGTACCGACGCGGTGCCTCATGCGCTGATCGAATCCGGACAGTCGCTGGGCTTAAGCACGCCGCAGATCGTCCGCCACATCATCATCCCGCTCGGCTTTCGGATCAGCTTTCCCGCCTTTTCCAATACCGCGGTGTCCGTCATTAAAAATTCCGCCTATATGACCAGCATCGGCGTGGCGGAGATGACGTTCAACGCGATGGATCGCATCGCCTACGACTTCAAGACCTACGAGATGCTGCTGACGATCGCCTTCATTTATCTGCTCCTCGTCTGGGGCACCTCGTACGTGTTCGGCCGGATCCAGCGCAGGCTTGACTTCAACAACAAGACTCGGAAAGGCAGGGGCCTAAATGGAGGTATTATCAAGAAATTCAAGCTTTCTCCTCGACGGGCTGATTAA
- a CDS encoding transporter substrate-binding domain-containing protein, with the protein MKKGTGKFTMGRWVTILSLALIVLIAGCGSNNNGNNAQGASGSASSSPAASGSTSASPSDVPALPADVKKRGKLVVGVKVDYPPLGYLDEKGKNAGYEIGVVKKMAQYAFGDENAVEFVAVNATNRIPYLESKKIDFIAATLGVTEERKKQLDFSTNFFDGGAVTVVKKGSDIKQIPDLAGKKVIVIKGSTGSTYLEENVPTAEQIKIESNADALRALKDGRADAMFHDAVLMSEFVKTSTDYTIVGEQVAFAPMAIGVRKNEPEMLAFVNGALEQMRKEDYFKTLIEEYLPQAGDLDPMKMIPRP; encoded by the coding sequence ATGAAAAAGGGAACGGGCAAGTTTACGATGGGCAGATGGGTGACGATTCTTTCGCTGGCGCTGATCGTGTTGATCGCGGGCTGCGGCAGCAACAACAACGGCAACAACGCGCAGGGCGCTTCCGGCAGCGCGTCGTCGAGTCCGGCCGCGAGCGGTTCGACCAGCGCCTCGCCGAGCGACGTGCCTGCGCTGCCGGCGGACGTAAAGAAGCGCGGCAAGCTCGTCGTCGGCGTCAAGGTCGACTATCCGCCGCTCGGCTACCTGGACGAGAAGGGCAAAAATGCCGGCTACGAGATCGGCGTCGTCAAGAAGATGGCGCAGTATGCCTTCGGCGACGAGAATGCCGTCGAGTTCGTGGCGGTTAACGCGACGAACCGCATTCCTTATCTGGAATCCAAAAAAATCGACTTCATCGCGGCCACGCTCGGCGTGACCGAGGAGCGCAAGAAGCAGCTCGACTTCTCCACCAACTTCTTCGACGGCGGCGCCGTCACGGTCGTCAAAAAGGGCAGCGACATCAAGCAAATCCCCGATCTGGCCGGCAAGAAGGTCATCGTCATCAAGGGTTCGACGGGCTCCACCTATCTCGAAGAGAATGTGCCTACCGCCGAGCAGATCAAGATCGAGAGCAATGCGGATGCGCTGCGCGCGCTGAAGGACGGACGCGCCGACGCCATGTTCCACGATGCCGTACTGATGTCCGAATTCGTCAAGACGTCGACCGATTATACGATCGTCGGCGAACAGGTCGCCTTCGCGCCGATGGCGATCGGCGTACGCAAGAACGAGCCGGAGATGCTCGCCTTCGTCAACGGCGCGCTGGAGCAAATGCGCAAGGAAGACTACTTTAAGACGCTGATCGAAGAGTACTTGCCGCAAGCGGGCGATCTCGATCCGATGAAGATGATTCCGCGCCCCTAA
- a CDS encoding sugar phosphate isomerase/epimerase family protein, with translation MNKLDRSRIAVMNIHYQYHPFAKFLDAMERHGIRHVDLWAGYPHFLVPDATYREAAELRRELDRRSLNPICFTPKQGGYPLNIAAEDPIIRQRSLDYLLKCVEIAAELGTPMLQLLPGWGYYGKSPEEARGRACEGLRRVAERAGSLGITAILEHLQIIESNLALTRSDLAAMLREADTPHLKAVVDTCHMAVAGETLTEYFGELGDKLVHVHLNDSDQLPLGEGKLPIGGYIQELEQLGYDGYVSLEICSRLHYIDPDAALAVSLGTLDRLLS, from the coding sequence GTGAACAAGCTCGATCGCTCCCGAATCGCCGTCATGAACATTCATTACCAGTATCATCCGTTCGCGAAGTTTCTGGACGCTATGGAACGGCACGGCATTCGCCACGTCGACCTGTGGGCGGGCTACCCGCATTTCCTCGTCCCGGACGCCACTTACCGGGAAGCCGCCGAACTGCGCCGCGAGCTGGACCGCCGGTCCTTGAACCCGATCTGCTTCACGCCAAAACAGGGCGGCTATCCGCTCAACATCGCGGCGGAGGACCCGATCATTCGGCAGCGGTCGCTCGACTACCTATTGAAGTGCGTCGAGATCGCGGCCGAGCTCGGCACGCCGATGCTGCAGCTGCTGCCCGGATGGGGCTACTACGGCAAGTCGCCCGAGGAGGCGCGCGGGCGGGCCTGCGAAGGGCTGCGCCGCGTCGCCGAACGCGCTGGCTCGCTCGGCATTACCGCCATTCTGGAACATCTGCAGATCATCGAATCCAATCTGGCGCTGACCCGCAGCGATCTCGCGGCTATGCTGCGCGAGGCCGATACGCCGCATCTGAAGGCGGTGGTCGACACCTGTCATATGGCGGTCGCGGGCGAAACGCTGACCGAATACTTCGGAGAGCTCGGAGACAAGCTCGTCCACGTTCACCTCAACGACTCGGATCAGCTCCCGCTGGGCGAAGGCAAACTGCCCATCGGCGGCTATATACAGGAGCTCGAGCAGCTCGGCTACGACGGCTATGTGTCGCTGGAGATCTGCTCGCGCTTGCATTATATCGATCCGGACGCCGCGCTGGCCGTCAGTCTGGGCACCCTGGACCGCTTGCTATCATAG
- a CDS encoding TIM barrel protein, which yields MRNVSVMNYNYQRYPLEYFLESMNRLEVGAIELWAAEPHLYVEDLPAARLSALRREIVSRELRVACFTPEQCVYPINIAARDERLRSRSVDYFKKSLVVAAELESPLLLVVPGSGFYNEPKEEGFKRSAESLRTLGEEAAKYGIHIVMETRTPYGTNLVNNIGDLRRLIDEVDSPFVDPMLDTVPMNVAGEDVRAWLDAFGSRLRHVHFCDGDGKGGSNMAVGDGVFPMRDYWELLNKEYEGYLTLELVVNRYYLEPEREVRKCLERLQAMSEPEAGKMRQTI from the coding sequence ATGCGCAACGTGTCGGTCATGAACTACAACTACCAACGCTACCCGCTGGAATACTTTCTCGAATCGATGAATCGCCTGGAGGTCGGCGCGATCGAGCTGTGGGCGGCCGAGCCGCACCTGTACGTCGAGGACCTGCCGGCAGCCCGGCTCTCCGCGCTGCGGCGCGAGATCGTCTCCAGAGAGCTGAGGGTCGCCTGCTTTACGCCAGAACAGTGCGTCTATCCGATCAATATCGCCGCCCGCGACGAACGGCTGCGTTCGCGAAGCGTCGATTACTTCAAGAAGAGCCTGGTCGTAGCCGCCGAGCTCGAGTCTCCGCTGCTGCTGGTCGTTCCGGGATCGGGCTTCTACAATGAGCCCAAGGAAGAGGGCTTCAAGCGCTCGGCCGAATCGCTGCGGACGCTCGGCGAGGAAGCGGCCAAGTACGGCATCCATATCGTGATGGAGACGCGGACGCCGTACGGCACGAATCTGGTCAACAACATCGGCGATCTCCGCCGGCTGATCGACGAGGTCGATTCCCCGTTCGTCGATCCGATGCTGGACACGGTGCCGATGAACGTCGCCGGAGAAGATGTGCGCGCCTGGCTGGACGCATTCGGAAGCCGCCTGCGCCACGTGCACTTCTGCGACGGCGACGGCAAGGGCGGGTCCAACATGGCGGTCGGGGACGGCGTGTTCCCGATGCGCGATTATTGGGAGCTGCTTAACAAGGAGTATGAAGGGTACCTGACGCTGGAGCTCGTCGTCAATCGCTACTATCTGGAGCCCGAGCGGGAAGTCCGCAAGTGTCTGGAACGGCTTCAAGCGATGTCGGAGCCCGAAGCGGGCAAGATGCGGCAAACCATCTAA
- a CDS encoding TIM barrel protein: MAKIANMNFHYHRYPFEYFLDSTVRLGLPAVELWGGAPHLYVDDASHADIVSMRREMERRNLELVCFTPEQCIYPINLSSKDDTLRKRSIEYFKKCIGVTNTLETSLLLVTVGYGFYNEPSEEAWARGRESLRILAEEAEKQGVVLALEPMSKAGSNLITDLATLKRMYDEVNSPALKALMDTVPMTLGGDSIEAYGEAFGQDLAHIHFLDGDGKTSAHLGWGMGVFPLEAFAESLKKIDYEGWLTLELIGPQYNWEPEAFTQRSIDRLSEVLGSIVAR, translated from the coding sequence ATGGCCAAGATCGCCAATATGAACTTTCATTATCACCGTTATCCGTTCGAATACTTTCTCGATTCGACCGTCAGACTCGGTCTTCCGGCGGTCGAGCTGTGGGGCGGCGCGCCGCACCTGTACGTGGACGACGCGTCCCATGCCGACATCGTCTCCATGCGCCGCGAGATGGAGCGCCGCAATCTCGAGCTCGTCTGCTTTACGCCGGAGCAGTGCATCTACCCGATCAACCTGTCCTCGAAGGACGACACGCTGCGCAAGCGCAGCATCGAATACTTCAAGAAGTGCATCGGCGTCACGAATACGCTGGAGACGTCGCTGCTGCTCGTGACGGTAGGCTACGGCTTCTACAACGAGCCGTCCGAGGAAGCGTGGGCGAGAGGCAGAGAGTCGCTGCGCATCCTGGCGGAAGAGGCGGAGAAGCAAGGCGTCGTGCTCGCTCTCGAGCCGATGTCCAAGGCGGGCTCGAATCTCATCACCGATCTGGCGACGCTCAAGCGGATGTACGACGAGGTGAACTCGCCGGCGCTGAAGGCGCTGATGGACACGGTGCCGATGACGCTCGGCGGCGACAGCATCGAGGCCTACGGCGAAGCGTTCGGGCAGGATCTGGCCCATATCCACTTCCTGGACGGCGACGGCAAGACCTCCGCGCACCTTGGCTGGGGCATGGGCGTATTCCCGCTCGAGGCGTTCGCGGAGAGCTTGAAGAAGATCGACTACGAAGGATGGCTGACGCTCGAATTGATCGGTCCCCAATACAACTGGGAGCCCGAGGCGTTCACGCAGAGAAGTATCGACCGTTTGTCCGAAGTGTTAGGATCGATCGTCGCCCGCTAA
- a CDS encoding amino acid ABC transporter ATP-binding protein, which translates to MSDKPKLSIRNLQKQYGDNVILRGVDIDVFAREVIVIIGPSGSGKSTLLRCINGLESINGGEVYIDDSRIQYTPAALQQVRQRIGMVFQSYNLFPHLTVMENLLLAPTKVQKRDKKSVIPQARELLDQVGLLDKADSYPSQLSGGQQQRVAIARSLVMNPEVLLFDEVTSALDPERVRDVLDVMKDLAARGTTMLIVTHEMGFGRDVGDRIVFMDQGVIVEQGPPEQVFGNPQEERTRQFLRNAM; encoded by the coding sequence ATGAGCGACAAACCGAAACTATCCATCCGCAACCTGCAAAAGCAGTATGGGGACAATGTCATCCTGCGCGGCGTCGACATCGACGTATTTGCCCGCGAGGTGATCGTCATCATCGGGCCGAGCGGCTCGGGCAAGAGCACGCTGCTGCGCTGCATCAACGGCCTGGAGAGCATCAACGGCGGCGAAGTCTATATCGACGACAGCCGGATTCAATATACGCCGGCGGCCCTGCAGCAGGTCCGCCAGCGGATCGGCATGGTATTCCAGAGCTACAATCTGTTCCCGCATCTGACCGTCATGGAAAACCTGCTGCTCGCGCCGACCAAGGTGCAGAAGCGGGACAAGAAAAGCGTCATCCCGCAGGCAAGGGAACTGCTCGACCAGGTCGGCCTGCTCGACAAGGCCGACAGCTACCCCTCCCAGCTGTCCGGCGGACAGCAGCAGCGCGTGGCCATCGCGCGTTCGCTCGTCATGAATCCCGAGGTGCTGCTATTCGACGAGGTGACCTCCGCGCTCGATCCGGAGCGCGTCCGCGATGTGCTCGACGTTATGAAGGATCTGGCCGCGCGCGGCACGACGATGCTGATCGTCACGCACGAGATGGGCTTCGGGCGCGATGTCGGCGACCGCATCGTCTTTATGGATCAAGGGGTCATCGTCGAGCAAGGGCCGCCCGAGCAGGTATTCGGCAATCCCCAGGAAGAGCGCACCCGGCAGTTCCTGCGGAACGCCATGTAG
- a CDS encoding secondary thiamine-phosphate synthase enzyme YjbQ, producing MVKLETIVIRSTAEFQMIKITEQVRDIIARSGVQNGLAAVISAHTTTGIMINEGLECVETDIEELLERLVPKDMPYAHAHFLPSYGATGSNSPSHLKSMLAGNSCMFVIQNGVMLSGDAQDVYLTEFDGPKGRKVYIQIIGE from the coding sequence ATGGTTAAACTAGAAACGATCGTCATCCGGTCGACCGCGGAATTCCAGATGATTAAAATTACCGAGCAGGTTCGGGACATCATCGCACGCAGCGGCGTGCAGAACGGGCTGGCCGCCGTCATCTCGGCCCATACGACGACCGGCATCATGATCAACGAAGGGCTCGAATGCGTGGAGACGGACATCGAGGAGCTGCTCGAACGTCTCGTACCCAAGGATATGCCCTATGCGCACGCCCACTTCCTGCCCTCCTACGGCGCGACGGGCAGCAATTCTCCTTCCCATCTCAAGTCCATGCTGGCCGGCAACAGCTGTATGTTCGTCATCCAGAACGGCGTCATGCTGTCCGGCGACGCGCAGGACGTCTACCTGACGGAGTTCGACGGACCGAAGGGCCGCAAGGTTTATATTCAAATCATCGGCGAGTAG
- a CDS encoding sugar phosphate isomerase/epimerase family protein translates to MKERVLAVAPSNVLYKFHSLGSFLAEAVRCGCETIELWGGAPHLDIEAATPADLKKLRRRLAELELRVCCLTPETGLYPVNIASNDPVLRQRSEIYAMKSLEAAAELQVPIMQVTSGTGYYDRPAEEAWRRSADFLSRLSRRAAALGIRLALEALPVHESNLVRDAASLRRMLDEVGQPALGALLDTSTAAALGESPADYIRLLGADRIAHIQLVDGPGGHLAWGDGTLSLAEYLASIRAAGYAGSLGLELFDHKYYVDPAPVLRRAAGALREALQPA, encoded by the coding sequence GTGAAGGAGCGCGTGCTTGCGGTCGCGCCGAGCAATGTGCTTTACAAGTTTCACTCGCTGGGCAGCTTCCTGGCGGAGGCGGTCCGCTGCGGCTGCGAAACGATCGAGCTGTGGGGCGGCGCGCCCCACCTCGATATCGAAGCCGCGACGCCGGCGGATCTGAAGAAACTGCGGCGGCGGCTCGCCGAGCTGGAGCTTCGCGTATGCTGCCTGACGCCGGAGACCGGCCTGTACCCGGTCAATATCGCCTCCAACGATCCGGTGCTGCGGCAGCGGAGCGAAATATACGCGATGAAGTCGCTAGAGGCCGCTGCCGAGCTGCAGGTGCCGATCATGCAGGTGACGAGCGGCACGGGGTACTACGACCGGCCGGCAGAGGAGGCATGGCGGCGTTCGGCCGATTTCTTGAGCCGGCTCTCGCGTCGGGCCGCTGCGCTAGGAATCCGGCTGGCGCTCGAAGCGCTGCCCGTGCACGAATCGAATCTCGTTCGCGACGCCGCCTCGCTGCGCCGCATGCTGGATGAGGTCGGCCAGCCTGCGCTGGGCGCGCTGCTGGACACGTCGACCGCCGCCGCCTTGGGCGAATCGCCTGCCGATTATATCCGCCTGCTGGGCGCGGACCGGATCGCGCACATCCAGCTGGTCGACGGGCCGGGCGGCCATCTGGCCTGGGGCGACGGCACGCTGTCGCTCGCCGAATACCTCGCCTCGATCAGAGCCGCCGGGTATGCGGGATCGCTCGGACTCGAGCTGTTCGATCACAAGTATTATGTCGACCCGGCACCCGTTCTGCGGCGGGCGGCAGGCGCGCTCCGCGAAGCCCTGCAGCCTGCATAA
- a CDS encoding sugar phosphate isomerase/epimerase family protein — translation MTHLAMSQIAGMNEHYRLYPLDFFLDDMVRLELEAIELWAGAPHLYIEDATAADLRRIRAGIESRGLKLICYTPEQCQYPFNIAAKEPELRARSLAYFFRSLQAASELGAPMFQTVPGWGYFDEPAGEAWERTRDALAALAKEAGKHGIVITLEPLERRGTNIVTDLPALKRMLDDIRSPHLKVIIDTCPMAAAGETFDDYFKAFGDDVRHIHFVDSLHKAWGDGDFPLADWLEELNRHRYRGYLTLEICARATFMEPTEAVLRSLSLLRSELAKLKGVTA, via the coding sequence ATGACGCATCTGGCTATGTCGCAAATCGCGGGCATGAACGAGCATTACCGGCTGTATCCGCTCGATTTTTTCCTGGACGATATGGTGAGGCTGGAGCTAGAAGCGATCGAGCTGTGGGCTGGAGCGCCTCATCTGTATATCGAGGACGCGACCGCGGCCGACCTGCGCCGGATCCGTGCCGGCATCGAGAGCCGGGGACTCAAGCTGATCTGTTATACGCCCGAGCAATGCCAGTACCCGTTCAACATCGCGGCCAAGGAGCCGGAGCTTCGCGCCAGAAGTCTGGCCTACTTCTTCAGAAGCCTGCAGGCCGCATCGGAGCTGGGCGCCCCGATGTTCCAGACCGTGCCCGGCTGGGGCTACTTCGACGAACCGGCCGGCGAAGCCTGGGAGCGGACGCGCGACGCGCTGGCCGCCTTGGCCAAAGAGGCCGGCAAGCACGGCATCGTAATAACGCTGGAGCCGCTTGAGCGCAGAGGCACGAACATCGTTACCGACCTGCCTGCGCTGAAGCGGATGCTGGACGACATCCGCTCCCCCCACTTAAAGGTCATCATCGACACCTGTCCGATGGCGGCCGCGGGAGAGACATTCGACGATTACTTCAAAGCGTTCGGCGACGATGTCCGTCATATCCACTTCGTCGACAGTCTTCACAAAGCCTGGGGGGACGGCGACTTCCCGCTGGCGGACTGGCTCGAAGAGCTGAACAGGCATCGCTATCGGGGCTATCTGACGCTGGAGATTTGCGCCCGCGCCACGTTCATGGAGCCGACGGAGGCGGTGCTCCGCAGCCTGTCGCTGCTGCGGAGCGAGCTTGCCAAGCTAAAGGGGGTGACGGCGTGA